In a single window of the Balneola vulgaris DSM 17893 genome:
- the recF gene encoding DNA replication/repair protein RecF (All proteins in this family for which functions are known are DNA-binding proteins that assist the filamentation of RecA onto DNA for the initiation of recombination or recombinational repair.), with translation MRITEQELLHFRNHLKTKVEWAPHLNVITGPNGAGKTSLIDAIHFLCMSRSFVATTDQYVIHSDESYFMINGHFEGQIRASFDVACSYSRGEGKKIFVNDSPLDRLSDLIGMVPVVVLAPDDKKLTLEGPVERRSFLDSFISQISPAYLRDLLDYRKIRRQRNTLLKDFKGPVSVLKSYLEPWNMQLVETGSRIIAMRYQVLENFKAYLEKDYAMISGMDLTTGLKYQTFCEPSADVEVIKAAYEKALEETVDKEIEREQTLTGPHKDEVVFYLDDFELRRFGSQGQHRLFALSLKLAQLHYYSDELDDLPILMLDDVFGDLDPKKTEVLLKALQEHEGQIFITSANPVPFEEYVKFDGDRNRFYKVEHGKVESIHAI, from the coding sequence ATGCGAATCACAGAACAGGAGCTCTTACATTTTAGAAATCACCTTAAGACAAAGGTAGAGTGGGCTCCACATCTTAATGTGATTACAGGCCCCAACGGTGCCGGTAAAACCAGCTTAATTGATGCCATCCACTTCCTATGCATGTCGAGAAGTTTTGTGGCCACTACCGATCAATATGTGATCCATAGTGATGAATCTTATTTCATGATTAATGGCCATTTTGAAGGGCAAATCCGTGCTTCATTTGATGTGGCTTGTTCCTATTCACGAGGTGAAGGAAAAAAGATTTTCGTGAACGACTCGCCCCTTGATCGCTTGTCTGACTTAATAGGAATGGTGCCCGTTGTGGTGCTTGCCCCCGACGATAAGAAGCTAACGCTTGAAGGCCCTGTAGAACGTCGAAGCTTTTTAGATTCTTTTATCAGTCAAATCTCCCCCGCCTATCTACGCGATCTCTTGGATTACCGTAAAATCAGAAGGCAACGGAATACACTACTCAAAGACTTTAAAGGACCTGTTTCAGTGTTGAAGTCCTATTTAGAGCCTTGGAATATGCAATTAGTAGAAACGGGCTCTCGCATTATCGCTATGCGCTATCAGGTACTTGAGAACTTTAAGGCATACTTAGAAAAAGACTATGCGATGATCTCGGGGATGGATTTAACTACAGGGTTGAAGTATCAAACGTTTTGCGAACCCTCAGCTGATGTGGAAGTAATAAAGGCTGCTTATGAAAAGGCTTTAGAGGAAACGGTAGATAAAGAAATTGAACGCGAACAAACATTAACGGGTCCGCATAAAGACGAAGTAGTTTTCTATTTAGATGATTTCGAATTGCGACGTTTTGGCTCTCAAGGGCAACATCGACTTTTTGCTCTTTCTTTAAAACTAGCGCAGCTTCATTATTACTCGGATGAGCTAGATGACTTGCCCATTCTTATGTTGGATGATGTTTTTGGTGATTTAGATCCCAAGAAAACAGAAGTGTTGTTGAAGGCGTTACAGGAACATGAAGGACAGATTTTTATAACCTCAGCCAATCCAGTACCTTTCGAAGAATATGTTAAGTTTGATGGCGACAGAAATAGATTCTACAAAGTTGAACATGGCAAAGTAGAGAGCATTCATGCGATTTGA
- the prmC gene encoding peptide chain release factor N(5)-glutamine methyltransferase: protein MSNTQNEWTVLSMLEWATPFFEEKGVKSPRMSIEWLLAHVLEIKRLDLYINYDRPLTQDELAILRPLVKRRAAHEPLQYITGEATFYNATLKVDERVLIPRQETEQLVQLIFDEYSKDTSLQVLDIGTGSGCIPIALKMERTNWDVHAIDISEEAIDLAQKNATLNHVDINFKVHSLFEPLMNNTSPFDLIVSNPPYILYGELDHLDTEVKEFEPHLALFCESTASMFKALSDFCDKNLSDNGKAYFEIHEEYGDETQRVFNEHGWKTSLLKDLDEKDRFVVIQR, encoded by the coding sequence ATGTCGAACACTCAGAATGAGTGGACTGTACTCTCCATGTTAGAGTGGGCTACTCCTTTTTTTGAAGAGAAAGGAGTTAAGAGCCCCCGAATGAGTATTGAATGGTTATTGGCTCATGTTTTAGAAATAAAGAGACTCGATCTCTATATCAATTACGACCGCCCTTTAACCCAAGATGAATTAGCTATACTGCGCCCTCTTGTAAAACGAAGGGCCGCTCACGAACCACTCCAATATATAACAGGTGAAGCCACCTTTTATAATGCCACCCTTAAAGTGGATGAACGAGTGTTGATACCTCGGCAAGAAACCGAGCAACTCGTTCAACTTATCTTCGACGAATATTCTAAAGACACTTCTTTACAAGTTCTGGATATCGGAACAGGATCTGGCTGTATTCCTATTGCTTTAAAAATGGAACGCACAAACTGGGACGTTCATGCCATTGATATCTCGGAAGAAGCCATCGATCTTGCCCAAAAGAACGCCACTCTAAATCACGTTGATATAAATTTTAAGGTTCACAGTTTATTTGAACCTCTAATGAATAACACTTCACCATTCGATCTCATTGTTTCGAATCCCCCTTACATATTATATGGTGAATTGGACCATTTAGACACGGAAGTAAAAGAGTTTGAACCCCACTTGGCATTGTTCTGTGAGAGCACTGCATCTATGTTCAAAGCGCTCTCAGACTTTTGCGATAAAAACTTGAGTGATAATGGAAAAGCGTACTTCGAAATCCACGAAGAATATGGCGATGAAACCCAGCGTGTATTTAATGAGCATGGTTGGAAAACAAGCTTGCTCAAAGATCTTGACGAGAAAGATAGATTTGTTGTAATTCAACGTTGA
- the eno gene encoding phosphopyruvate hydratase: protein MSFIEDVVARQIIDSRGNPTIEVDVILDSGALGRAAVPSGASTGEFEAVELRDGDSNVYLGKGVQHAVQNVNTTIAEELRGWPVYNQPAIDQLLLDIDGTPNKGRLGANAILGVSLAVAKAACSELGMPLWRYVGGVNAKVMPVPMMNIINGGSHADNSVDLQEFMIMPAGAESFSHSLQMGAEVFHNLKKVLSDKGYSTAVGDEGGFAPNLKSNEEALEVILQAIEKAGYTPKDDILIALDPASSEFYNADTGLYEFKWSDGSTRDTDAMVEFWQNWADKYPIISIEDGMAEDDWDAWKKLTEAIGDRVQLVGDDLFVTNTERLAKGINNNIANSILIKVNQIGTLTETLDAIEMAHKNSYTSVISHRSGETEDVTIADLAVATNAGQIKTGSMSRTDRIAKYNQLLRIEEELGDQAIYLGHDAFGLD, encoded by the coding sequence ATGAGTTTTATCGAAGACGTAGTTGCACGTCAGATTATTGATTCCAGAGGTAACCCAACCATTGAAGTAGATGTAATTCTTGATAGCGGTGCATTAGGGAGAGCAGCCGTACCATCAGGAGCTTCTACCGGTGAATTTGAAGCCGTTGAATTACGTGATGGTGATTCAAACGTGTACCTCGGCAAGGGAGTTCAACATGCCGTTCAAAATGTAAACACCACCATAGCTGAAGAGCTTAGAGGATGGCCTGTTTACAACCAACCGGCTATTGATCAGCTACTCTTAGATATAGATGGAACTCCAAACAAAGGTCGTTTAGGTGCAAATGCTATTCTTGGTGTTTCTTTAGCCGTGGCTAAAGCAGCTTGTAGTGAATTAGGTATGCCGCTTTGGAGATATGTAGGTGGGGTGAATGCTAAAGTTATGCCAGTGCCTATGATGAATATCATCAATGGTGGCTCGCACGCTGATAACAGTGTAGATCTTCAGGAATTTATGATTATGCCAGCTGGAGCAGAGTCATTCAGCCATTCTTTACAGATGGGAGCTGAAGTATTCCATAATCTAAAAAAAGTGTTAAGCGACAAAGGGTATAGCACCGCTGTTGGCGACGAAGGTGGATTTGCGCCGAACCTAAAGTCGAATGAAGAAGCATTAGAAGTGATTCTTCAAGCGATAGAAAAAGCGGGCTACACTCCTAAAGACGATATTTTAATCGCACTCGATCCTGCTTCGTCTGAGTTCTATAATGCAGACACAGGACTATATGAATTTAAGTGGAGCGACGGTTCTACTCGGGATACCGATGCTATGGTTGAATTCTGGCAAAACTGGGCAGACAAATACCCTATCATATCTATTGAAGATGGTATGGCAGAAGACGACTGGGATGCATGGAAGAAACTTACCGAAGCGATTGGCGACCGAGTACAGTTAGTAGGCGATGATCTTTTTGTGACGAACACGGAGCGTTTAGCCAAAGGGATCAATAACAACATTGCCAACTCTATCCTGATTAAAGTGAATCAGATTGGTACTCTTACGGAGACTTTAGATGCTATCGAAATGGCACATAAAAATAGTTACACATCGGTGATCTCTCACCGCTCGGGTGAAACCGAAGATGTTACTATTGCTGACCTTGCCGTGGCAACCAATGCAGGGCAGATCAAAACAGGATCTATGAGCCGTACAGATCGTATTGCAAAGTACAATCAACTGCTCCGCATTGAAGAGGAGTTAGGAGATCAGGCGATTTACCTAGGCCATGATGCATTCGGTTTAGATTGA
- the ispH gene encoding 4-hydroxy-3-methylbut-2-enyl diphosphate reductase → MYKSPIIRKVKEATKITDPMKKDLEPTTLDFGPVQFYVPRFFGFCYGVENAIDIAYRAVEEHSDKNIYLLSEMIHNPTVNEDLLAKGVQFLFDTDGTERIPISSLNSDDIVIVPAFGTTVEIQEELQKVGIDPYEFNTTCPFVEKVWKRGKQLGKKEYSLVVHGKHRHEETRATFSQSAQHSAVVVVLNPEEAKVLAEIMTEKRPLSDFDEHFAHKATPGFNPLEDLKRFGVINQTTMLATETQEVMEILREAAIQKFGESDILEHFADTSDTLCYATNENQSATLALAEMDADIALVVGGYNSSNTMHLVEILEHSFPTYHVRDAGELHGPDEIIHFDQWKKEILQTKDWLDTAKNPVRIAITSGASCPDVLVDEVMLKVLSYFEGTKEVDDVIVPFETISSEA, encoded by the coding sequence ATGTATAAGTCGCCTATCATCCGCAAGGTGAAAGAAGCGACTAAAATCACTGATCCTATGAAGAAGGATTTGGAGCCAACCACCCTCGATTTTGGTCCCGTTCAATTTTATGTGCCACGATTTTTTGGGTTTTGCTATGGCGTTGAAAACGCCATTGATATCGCCTATCGCGCCGTAGAAGAGCACTCGGATAAGAACATCTATCTATTGAGTGAAATGATTCATAACCCAACGGTGAATGAAGATCTATTAGCCAAAGGCGTGCAGTTTTTATTTGATACAGATGGAACTGAGCGTATTCCGATTTCCTCACTAAACAGTGACGATATTGTAATTGTACCTGCATTTGGTACAACAGTGGAAATCCAAGAAGAGCTTCAAAAAGTAGGAATCGATCCTTACGAATTTAATACTACCTGTCCTTTTGTGGAAAAGGTATGGAAGCGCGGTAAACAATTGGGGAAGAAAGAATACAGCTTGGTGGTACATGGTAAACATCGCCATGAGGAAACCAGAGCTACGTTTTCACAAAGCGCTCAGCATTCAGCAGTAGTAGTGGTGCTCAATCCCGAAGAAGCTAAAGTCTTAGCTGAGATCATGACGGAAAAGCGCCCACTTTCAGATTTTGATGAACATTTCGCTCATAAAGCAACGCCAGGGTTTAATCCATTGGAAGACCTCAAACGCTTTGGTGTGATCAACCAAACGACCATGCTAGCTACCGAAACTCAGGAGGTTATGGAAATCCTGAGGGAAGCGGCTATACAAAAGTTTGGTGAATCGGATATTCTCGAACACTTTGCAGACACCTCCGATACTTTATGCTATGCTACCAACGAAAACCAATCGGCTACGCTTGCCTTAGCTGAAATGGATGCGGATATCGCACTCGTTGTTGGTGGATATAACTCATCCAACACCATGCACCTAGTGGAAATATTGGAGCATTCCTTCCCTACTTATCATGTAAGGGATGCCGGAGAACTTCATGGCCCAGATGAAATCATCCATTTTGATCAGTGGAAGAAAGAAATTCTACAAACAAAGGATTGGTTGGATACCGCAAAGAATCCAGTTCGCATTGCTATTACTTCTGGGGCATCTTGTCCAGATGTACTGGTGGATGAAGTGATGTTAAAAGTACTGTCGTATTTTGAGGGCACTAAAGAAGTGGATGACGTTATCGTTCCTTTCGAAACGATTAGCTCAGAAGCTTAG
- a CDS encoding DUF721 domain-containing protein, which yields MRFDVPKPLSDSLQKYLDKFPHKKKLRQGMVLAVWNEVVGERISSQVKDVHFEGDRLVVKVTNQVWRHEIHANRFGIAKRLNTRVKSQVVGEIIVRS from the coding sequence ATGCGATTTGATGTACCTAAACCTTTAAGCGACTCCCTCCAGAAGTATCTGGATAAGTTTCCTCATAAAAAGAAATTGAGGCAGGGGATGGTACTGGCTGTATGGAATGAAGTGGTTGGGGAACGTATCTCTTCTCAAGTTAAGGACGTTCATTTTGAAGGCGATAGGCTAGTTGTGAAAGTAACCAATCAGGTATGGAGGCATGAAATTCATGCGAATAGGTTCGGGATTGCGAAGCGATTAAACACACGGGTAAAGTCGCAAGTTGTAGGGGAGATAATTGTTCGAAGTTAG
- the folK gene encoding 2-amino-4-hydroxy-6-hydroxymethyldihydropteridine diphosphokinase, with amino-acid sequence MAEVIIGLGSNLDDPHNQLQQARQFLSALSESEPLCSSIYQSEPVGPSEQDFLNAVMVINTELSPEELFKKLKNQEKKQGRPSRYPKWTSRTIDLDIIAYDDLVLETDTLIIPHAEYKKRLFVLEPLKEVFPDWHDPKDAQTIGEMMDHAPTIRIEKTQLSW; translated from the coding sequence GTGGCCGAGGTAATTATTGGCTTAGGATCTAACTTAGACGACCCTCACAATCAGTTACAACAAGCACGGCAATTTTTAAGTGCTTTAAGCGAATCTGAACCTCTTTGCTCTTCTATATATCAGTCGGAACCTGTAGGACCAAGTGAGCAAGATTTTCTGAATGCCGTGATGGTGATAAACACTGAACTTTCCCCTGAAGAGTTATTTAAAAAGCTCAAAAATCAGGAAAAAAAACAAGGGCGCCCATCCCGCTATCCTAAGTGGACATCTCGCACGATAGATCTTGATATTATCGCCTATGATGACTTGGTGCTTGAAACAGATACCCTTATTATTCCACATGCAGAGTATAAAAAGCGATTGTTCGTTTTAGAACCTCTCAAGGAGGTTTTTCCTGATTGGCACGACCCAAAGGATGCTCAAACTATTGGAGAAATGATGGATCATGCTCCAACAATTCGAATCGAGAAAACTCAACTAAGCTGGTAG
- the dnaA gene encoding chromosomal replication initiator protein DnaA — protein MISAEEAWNECLDIIKDNISYQKFKSWFEPIKPVSLKEHTLTIQVPSQFWYEWLEEHYFAMLRSTLAKVLGPEGKLEYSIVMEKSEHMEHNRAIRLPQRPMGPVQPQEMNGYQDYYPERIENPFVIPGIRKTKVDSNLNSSYVFDRFIEGDCNRLARSAAMAIADNPGNNSFNPLFIYGPTGLGKTHLAQSIGNKIKQKFGEEKSVLYISSESFTNEFVHAIRNNRASEFSMFYRNIDVLIVDDIQFFSGKEKTQEEFFHIFNALHQDGKQIILSSDRAPKDVPDIEERLISRFGWGLSADLQMPEYETRYAILERKAQDNGIEIDPEIIEFIAHNFKSNVRDLEGAIIKLLAHASLQNIDDIDLAMAKRVLKDMVKESNTQLSIESIQNYVCDYFGIDTNKVREKTRKQEIVEARQIAMYFSKKYTKSSLKTIGLHFGGRDHSTVIHAISTVEERVTTSAKHKKMLDELQQRIEVASL, from the coding sequence ATGATATCTGCTGAAGAGGCATGGAACGAGTGCTTAGACATTATTAAGGACAACATTAGCTACCAAAAGTTTAAGTCGTGGTTTGAACCAATCAAACCAGTGAGTCTAAAAGAGCACACACTCACCATCCAAGTTCCTAGTCAATTTTGGTACGAATGGCTTGAAGAGCATTACTTTGCGATGCTTCGCTCTACCCTAGCAAAAGTTCTAGGGCCAGAGGGCAAACTCGAATACTCTATAGTAATGGAGAAGTCGGAACACATGGAGCACAACCGTGCCATCCGCTTACCGCAACGCCCGATGGGACCTGTACAGCCTCAGGAGATGAATGGCTATCAAGATTATTACCCAGAGCGAATTGAGAATCCTTTTGTTATTCCTGGAATCCGTAAAACTAAAGTAGACTCCAATCTAAACAGCTCTTATGTATTCGATCGCTTTATTGAAGGCGACTGTAACCGCCTAGCTCGCTCTGCAGCCATGGCCATTGCCGACAACCCTGGCAACAACTCATTCAACCCATTATTTATCTATGGTCCTACTGGACTCGGTAAAACGCATTTAGCTCAAAGTATTGGGAATAAGATTAAGCAGAAGTTCGGCGAAGAGAAATCGGTTCTGTATATCTCATCGGAATCGTTTACCAATGAATTTGTTCATGCTATCAGAAATAACAGAGCTAGTGAGTTCTCGATGTTTTACCGTAACATTGATGTGCTGATTGTTGATGACATTCAGTTCTTCAGCGGTAAAGAGAAAACTCAGGAAGAGTTCTTCCATATTTTTAACGCACTGCATCAAGATGGAAAACAGATTATCCTCAGTAGTGATAGAGCTCCAAAAGATGTACCGGATATTGAAGAGCGTTTAATTTCTCGTTTTGGATGGGGATTAAGTGCTGACCTTCAGATGCCTGAATACGAAACGCGTTATGCTATTTTAGAGCGCAAAGCTCAAGATAACGGCATTGAAATTGATCCTGAGATTATTGAATTCATTGCACACAACTTCAAATCTAACGTTCGTGATTTAGAAGGTGCCATCATCAAGTTATTAGCTCACGCTTCACTACAGAACATTGATGACATCGACCTTGCCATGGCTAAGCGTGTATTAAAAGACATGGTGAAGGAGTCGAATACACAGCTATCTATTGAGTCTATTCAAAATTATGTTTGCGACTACTTTGGTATCGACACCAATAAAGTACGCGAGAAAACGAGAAAGCAAGAGATTGTTGAAGCTCGCCAAATAGCCATGTACTTCTCCAAGAAATACACTAAGTCGAGTTTAAAAACCATTGGTTTACATTTTGGTGGTCGCGATCACTCTACAGTAATTCATGCTATATCAACGGTAGAAGAGCGTGTAACAACGAGTGCTAAACACAAGAAGATGCTCGACGAGTTACAACAGCGTATTGAAGTAGCAAGTCTCTAG
- the folB gene encoding dihydroneopterin aldolase, with protein MDQLILKGLKFRGFHGYFDHEKKEGNDFEIDLTFTLSLQRPAISDELAHTIDYAKARDIVAEIMNGPSKNLIEHLALHIGEKLYNSFITEELEVRLRKLNPPMDGETAYSEVVLSWPR; from the coding sequence ATGGATCAGCTCATACTCAAAGGGCTAAAATTTCGCGGCTTTCATGGCTACTTCGACCATGAGAAAAAAGAAGGGAATGACTTTGAAATCGATTTAACCTTCACCCTTTCCCTTCAACGCCCCGCTATTTCGGATGAGCTGGCTCACACCATCGACTATGCCAAAGCACGAGATATCGTTGCTGAAATCATGAATGGTCCCTCTAAGAATTTAATTGAGCACTTGGCTTTACACATTGGTGAAAAACTCTACAATAGTTTTATAACCGAAGAACTAGAAGTGCGCCTGCGAAAGTTGAATCCTCCCATGGATGGCGAGACGGCATACTCGGAGGTGGTGTTGTCGTGGCCGAGGTAA
- a CDS encoding HAD family hydrolase: MPHPWIALFDIDGTLLRVQHSFVRPMLRAILQEFEIDYPNMEKDAFSGRTDHDILNSFLVNHGYSNSLYSQIKERYIQQTDTLLAPEHVEPLPYIHQAIDFFDAMNAEVGLLTGNYPRSAQAKLRAAQIEYPFSFGIFGEFHKNRNDLPLLALDEVKDRLGVQPDPSKFLIIGDTPKDVECAKFAGMKSVAIATGNYSYEELMETDADIVLHNLSEPEVWFNQLINNASL, translated from the coding sequence ATGCCACATCCTTGGATTGCCCTTTTCGATATTGATGGAACTCTATTAAGAGTTCAACACTCCTTTGTTCGACCTATGCTTCGCGCCATCTTGCAGGAGTTTGAAATTGATTACCCTAATATGGAAAAGGACGCTTTTTCAGGGCGAACTGACCATGATATTCTAAATTCCTTTTTGGTGAACCATGGCTATTCCAACAGCCTATATTCTCAGATAAAAGAACGGTATATCCAACAAACGGATACTTTACTTGCCCCCGAACATGTTGAGCCTCTACCCTACATTCACCAAGCCATAGATTTTTTTGATGCTATGAATGCTGAAGTGGGTTTATTAACAGGAAATTATCCACGGTCGGCACAAGCTAAATTGCGTGCAGCTCAAATTGAGTACCCATTCTCATTCGGCATCTTTGGCGAGTTTCATAAAAACAGAAATGATCTACCACTACTTGCTCTAGATGAAGTTAAAGATCGTTTAGGGGTTCAACCTGATCCTTCCAAATTCTTAATAATTGGTGATACCCCTAAAGATGTGGAATGTGCGAAGTTTGCCGGGATGAAAAGCGTGGCTATTGCAACGGGCAACTATAGTTATGAAGAGCTGATGGAAACCGATGCCGATATCGTATTGCATAACTTATCGGAGCCGGAAGTTTGGTTCAATCAGCTCATCAACAATGCATCATTATAG
- a CDS encoding CdaR family protein, with protein MSNAPIQEFKERILAFIRKGTKPGTEEEDARIWSKENAIVFVVAFIIALSLWFAVNLNGTFNITVNMPLEIGNVPDEMALTDKLPESVEVSLSGTALPLISLYNNPPAIQIDVDEAEVNIFNQVRQRMNSVQEVDVVKVEPLIVSVNLEEKISKKVPIKLNWEFDFESRYGLISGPTITPDSITITGAASHIANFDEWVIEDTLRLENVSDDVHELAIITNNDPLVTISQDVLSIEADVSEFTESEVSVYIQTRDLPRGQSITYNPASVTVKYDVPLEQFAEIQNTIPYVVYVPYQKIEEDMSGFVTPDVELVSTKYALKLRSFQPKAVAYFSVVDQ; from the coding sequence ATGTCAAACGCCCCAATACAAGAATTTAAAGAGCGAATTCTCGCCTTCATCCGAAAGGGTACTAAGCCAGGTACCGAGGAGGAAGACGCACGCATTTGGAGTAAAGAAAATGCCATTGTGTTTGTTGTGGCGTTCATCATCGCACTTAGTTTATGGTTTGCGGTAAACCTTAATGGCACTTTCAATATTACCGTTAATATGCCGCTTGAAATCGGAAATGTACCCGATGAAATGGCGCTTACCGATAAACTGCCTGAAAGTGTAGAAGTAAGCTTGAGTGGAACAGCACTACCACTTATCAGCCTCTATAACAATCCTCCAGCCATTCAAATTGATGTGGATGAAGCCGAAGTAAACATCTTCAATCAAGTCCGTCAACGAATGAATTCTGTTCAAGAAGTGGATGTAGTAAAGGTGGAGCCTTTGATTGTATCGGTGAACCTAGAGGAGAAAATCTCGAAAAAAGTACCAATAAAACTGAATTGGGAATTCGATTTCGAAAGTAGATATGGACTGATTAGCGGTCCAACCATAACCCCTGATAGCATCACTATTACAGGAGCGGCCTCTCATATTGCTAATTTTGATGAATGGGTTATTGAAGACACTCTTCGACTTGAAAATGTAAGTGACGATGTTCATGAGCTCGCTATTATTACCAATAACGATCCACTCGTTACTATTTCTCAAGATGTGTTAAGTATTGAAGCAGATGTATCGGAATTCACTGAAAGTGAAGTGAGTGTGTACATCCAAACGAGAGACCTTCCTCGTGGGCAAAGCATTACGTACAATCCAGCTTCGGTAACCGTTAAGTATGATGTGCCTCTCGAGCAATTCGCCGAAATTCAAAATACAATCCCATACGTTGTGTATGTGCCTTATCAAAAGATAGAAGAGGATATGAGCGGATTTGTAACGCCTGACGTGGAGCTCGTATCCACTAAGTATGCATTGAAACTACGCAGCTTCCAACCGAAAGCGGTAGCTTATTTTAGTGTAGTAGATCAGTAG